One Williamsia phyllosphaerae DNA segment encodes these proteins:
- a CDS encoding argininosuccinate synthase, whose product MAERVILAYSGGLDTSVAISWIGAETGKEVVAVAIDLGQGGEDMEVIRQRALDCGAVEAVVVDARDEFADEYCLPTVQANALYMDRYPLVSAISRPLIVKHLVENARSHGGTVVAHGCTGKGNDQVRFEVGFNTLAPELDVLAPVRDYAWTREKAIAFAEQNDIPINVSKKSPFSIDQNVWGRAVETGFLEDLWNAPTKDVYDYTEDPTVNFNAPDELIITFDKGRPIAIDGRPVSVLEAIQELNTRAGKQGVGRLDVVEDRLVGIKSREVYEAPGAMVLIRAHEELEHVTLERELGRYKRHTDQKWAELVYDGLWYSPLKSALDTFVAHTQEHVSGEIRLVLHAGTIVINGRRSGESLYDFNLATYDAGDTFDQSSAKGFVQLHGLSSKIAAKRDLGL is encoded by the coding sequence ATGGCTGAACGCGTGATACTCGCGTACTCCGGCGGACTGGACACCTCGGTGGCCATCAGCTGGATCGGTGCCGAGACCGGCAAGGAGGTCGTCGCCGTCGCGATCGACCTCGGCCAGGGCGGCGAGGACATGGAGGTCATCCGACAGCGCGCGCTGGACTGCGGCGCAGTGGAGGCCGTGGTCGTCGATGCCCGCGACGAGTTCGCCGACGAGTACTGCCTCCCGACCGTGCAGGCCAACGCCCTGTACATGGATCGCTACCCGCTGGTGTCGGCGATCAGTCGGCCGCTCATCGTCAAGCACCTCGTCGAGAACGCGCGGTCGCACGGCGGCACCGTCGTGGCGCACGGCTGCACCGGCAAGGGCAACGACCAGGTCCGGTTCGAGGTCGGGTTCAACACGCTGGCCCCCGAACTCGACGTCCTCGCCCCGGTTCGCGACTACGCGTGGACCCGCGAGAAGGCCATCGCGTTCGCCGAGCAGAACGACATCCCGATCAACGTCTCGAAGAAGTCGCCGTTCTCGATCGACCAGAACGTCTGGGGCCGCGCGGTGGAGACCGGTTTCCTCGAGGACCTGTGGAACGCCCCGACCAAGGACGTCTACGACTACACCGAGGATCCGACGGTCAACTTCAACGCCCCCGACGAACTGATCATCACGTTCGACAAGGGCCGCCCGATCGCCATCGACGGACGCCCGGTGTCGGTGCTCGAGGCCATCCAGGAACTGAACACCCGCGCGGGCAAGCAGGGTGTGGGTCGGCTCGACGTCGTCGAGGACCGACTGGTGGGCATCAAGAGCCGCGAGGTCTACGAGGCGCCGGGCGCGATGGTGCTCATCCGGGCCCACGAGGAACTCGAGCACGTGACCCTCGAACGCGAGCTCGGTCGGTACAAGCGCCACACCGACCAGAAGTGGGCCGAGCTGGTCTACGACGGTCTCTGGTACTCGCCGCTCAAGTCCGCGCTGGACACCTTCGTCGCGCACACCCAGGAGCACGTCTCCGGCGAGATCCGGTTGGTCCTGCACGCGGGCACGATCGTCATCAACGGCCGCCGCAGTGGTGAGTCGCTCTACGACTTCAACCTCGCGACCTACGACGCGGGCGACACGTTCGACCAGTCGTCGGCCAAGGGCTTCGTGCAGCTGCACGGCCTGTCGTCGAAGATCGCGGCGAAGCGCGACCTGGGCCTGTGA